A part of Prevotella melaninogenica genomic DNA contains:
- the ppdK gene encoding pyruvate, phosphate dikinase — protein sequence MSEKRVYTFGNGKAEGKADMRNLLGGKGANLAEMNLIGVPVPPGFTITTDVCNEYFEKGKETVVGLLKAEVENSVKHVEKLMNSTFGDPSNPLLVSVRSGARASMPGMMDTILNLGLNDTVVEGLVKKTGNERFAYDSYRRFVQMYGDVVLGMKPVNKEDIDPFEAIIQQVKANRGVKLDNEMTVEDLKELVVLFKKAIKEQTGKDFPDDPMEQLWGAVCAVFDSWMNERAILYRKMEGIPQEWGTAVTVQAMVFGNMGDSSATGVCFSRDAGTGEDLFNGEYLINAQGEDVVAGIRTPQQITKEGSLRWATQQNIDEETRATKYPSMEEAMPELYKQLYALQDKLEKHYHDMQDMEFTVQEGKLWFLQTRNGKRTGTAMVKIAMDLLHEGEIDEKTALMRCEPNKLDELLHPVFDKEALAQARVLTRGLPASPGAASGQVVFFADDATKWHEDGRQVVMVRIETSPEDLAGMSAAEGILTARGGMTSHAAVVARGMGKCCVSGAGAIMIDYKARTLEIDGTIIREGDYISLNGSTGEVYLGEVKTRPAEVTGDFAELMDLCKKYSKLVVRTNADTPHDAEVASNFGAVGIGLCRTEHMFFENEKIKAMREMILANSTEEREKALDKLLPYQKQDFYGILKCMDGMPVNIRLLDPPLHEFVPHDLKGQEVMAEEMGVSVQFIQNRVNALSESNPMLGLRGCRLGNTFPEITAMQTKAILGAAVQLKKEGFNPKPEIMVPLVGIVNELDIQENIIRKTANKLFKKEGVEVEFKVGTMIEIPRAALTADVIAQKAEYFSFGTNDLTQMTFGYSRDDIASFLPSYLEKKILDVDPFQVLDQKGVGQLIKMAVEKGRETRKNLKCGICGEHGGEPSSVKFCHRVGLNYVSCSPFRVPIARLAAAQAAVEEK from the coding sequence ATGAGCGAAAAGAGAGTTTATACCTTTGGTAATGGTAAGGCTGAAGGTAAGGCTGATATGAGAAATCTCCTTGGTGGCAAGGGTGCTAATCTGGCAGAGATGAATCTTATTGGTGTTCCTGTTCCTCCAGGATTTACGATTACCACTGATGTATGTAATGAGTATTTTGAGAAAGGTAAAGAGACTGTTGTTGGCTTGCTGAAAGCAGAAGTTGAGAACAGTGTAAAGCATGTTGAGAAATTGATGAATTCAACGTTCGGTGACCCTTCCAATCCTCTGTTGGTGAGTGTACGCTCTGGTGCACGTGCTTCTATGCCAGGTATGATGGATACCATTCTTAACCTCGGTCTGAATGATACCGTGGTTGAGGGCTTGGTAAAGAAGACGGGTAACGAGCGTTTTGCTTATGACAGCTATCGTCGTTTCGTACAGATGTACGGTGATGTCGTATTGGGTATGAAGCCTGTAAACAAGGAAGATATTGATCCTTTCGAGGCAATTATTCAACAGGTTAAGGCAAACCGTGGTGTCAAGCTTGACAATGAGATGACCGTTGAAGACCTTAAAGAACTTGTAGTTCTCTTCAAGAAAGCAATCAAGGAACAGACTGGCAAAGACTTCCCAGATGATCCAATGGAACAGCTTTGGGGTGCTGTATGCGCAGTATTCGATTCATGGATGAATGAGCGTGCTATCCTCTACCGTAAGATGGAGGGCATTCCACAGGAGTGGGGTACAGCTGTTACCGTTCAGGCAATGGTATTTGGTAATATGGGCGATTCATCTGCTACAGGTGTTTGCTTCTCTCGTGATGCTGGTACTGGTGAGGACCTATTCAATGGTGAGTACCTTATCAATGCACAGGGTGAAGACGTTGTTGCAGGTATCCGTACACCACAGCAGATTACAAAGGAGGGTTCACTCCGTTGGGCTACTCAGCAGAATATTGATGAGGAGACTCGTGCTACTAAGTATCCTTCAATGGAAGAGGCTATGCCAGAGTTGTACAAGCAACTCTATGCACTTCAGGACAAGCTGGAGAAGCACTACCATGATATGCAGGATATGGAGTTTACTGTACAGGAAGGTAAGCTTTGGTTCCTCCAGACTCGTAACGGTAAGCGTACTGGTACAGCAATGGTTAAGATTGCAATGGACTTGCTCCACGAGGGTGAGATTGACGAGAAGACTGCACTTATGCGTTGTGAGCCAAACAAGCTTGACGAACTCCTCCATCCAGTGTTTGATAAGGAGGCATTGGCACAGGCTCGTGTGTTAACTCGTGGTTTGCCAGCTTCTCCAGGTGCTGCAAGTGGTCAGGTTGTGTTCTTCGCCGATGATGCAACAAAGTGGCACGAGGATGGTCGTCAGGTTGTCATGGTTCGTATCGAAACATCTCCAGAGGACCTCGCTGGTATGTCTGCAGCTGAGGGTATCTTGACAGCTCGTGGTGGTATGACTTCACACGCTGCCGTTGTTGCACGTGGTATGGGTAAGTGTTGTGTCAGTGGTGCTGGTGCAATCATGATTGATTATAAGGCACGTACCTTAGAGATTGATGGAACTATTATCCGTGAGGGTGACTATATCTCTTTGAATGGTTCAACGGGTGAGGTTTATCTTGGTGAGGTGAAGACTCGTCCGGCTGAGGTAACAGGTGACTTTGCTGAGTTGATGGATCTTTGTAAGAAGTATAGCAAGTTGGTAGTTCGTACCAATGCAGATACTCCACACGATGCAGAGGTTGCAAGTAACTTCGGTGCTGTTGGTATCGGTCTTTGCCGTACTGAGCACATGTTCTTCGAGAACGAGAAGATTAAGGCTATGCGTGAGATGATTCTCGCTAATAGCACAGAAGAGCGTGAGAAGGCACTTGATAAGCTCTTGCCTTATCAGAAGCAGGATTTCTATGGCATCTTGAAGTGTATGGACGGTATGCCTGTTAACATTCGTCTGCTTGATCCTCCTTTGCATGAGTTCGTACCACACGATCTTAAGGGACAGGAAGTAATGGCTGAGGAGATGGGCGTAAGCGTTCAGTTCATCCAGAACCGTGTAAATGCACTCTCTGAGAGTAACCCAATGTTGGGTCTTCGTGGTTGCCGTTTGGGTAACACATTCCCAGAGATTACCGCAATGCAGACTAAGGCTATTCTCGGTGCTGCTGTTCAGTTGAAGAAGGAAGGCTTCAATCCTAAGCCAGAGATTATGGTACCATTGGTAGGTATTGTTAATGAGCTTGACATTCAAGAGAACATCATTCGCAAAACTGCAAATAAACTCTTCAAGAAGGAGGGTGTTGAGGTTGAGTTCAAGGTAGGTACGATGATTGAGATTCCTCGTGCTGCTTTGACAGCTGATGTTATTGCACAGAAAGCAGAGTACTTTAGCTTCGGTACAAATGACTTGACACAGATGACTTTCGGTTATAGCCGTGACGACATCGCAAGCTTCTTGCCAAGCTATTTGGAGAAGAAGATTCTTGATGTAGACCCATTCCAGGTTCTCGATCAGAAAGGCGTTGGTCAACTCATTAAGATGGCTGTTGAGAAGGGCCGTGAGACTCGCAAGAACCTCAAGTGTGGTATCTGTGGTGAGCATGGTGGTGAGCCAAGTTCTGTTAAGTTCTGCCATCGTGTAGGTCTTAACTACGTTAGCT
- the rlmD gene encoding 23S rRNA (uracil(1939)-C(5))-methyltransferase RlmD, whose product MSRKRKPLPILENVTIEAVAAEGKCVAHVDDKVVFVPFVVPGDVVDLQVRKKKRSYCEATVIRFISKSAVREEPMCEHFGICGGCKWQNLPYGEQLKAKQQQVYDQLSRIGKVELPEFRPIMGSVHTKEYRNKLEFGCANKRWYTEEELKALPEGVGLAEGAIGFHITGAFDKVYPIEKCWLMNDLCNEIRKDIRGYALSTGMKFYDIRAQHGLLRHIMVRNSNTGEWMVLIQFHYDEEGDDERAKALMQHIADRFPQITSLFYVDNQKGNDTFNDLELTLFKGNDHIFETMEDLKFKVGPKSFYQTNTEQAYHLYTVAREFANLTGNELVYDLYTGTGTIANFVAKKAQKVIGIEYVPEAIEDAKVNSEVNKIDNTLFYAGDMKDILTEDFISEHGRPDVIITDPPRAGMHPDVVNVILGASPKRIVYVSCNPATQARDLALLDVDYKVAAVQPVDMFPHTPHVENVVLLEKR is encoded by the coding sequence ATGAGTAGAAAAAGAAAGCCATTACCCATTCTGGAGAATGTCACAATAGAAGCTGTGGCTGCCGAAGGTAAATGTGTTGCACATGTTGACGATAAAGTTGTCTTTGTTCCTTTTGTTGTACCAGGGGATGTAGTAGATCTTCAGGTGCGTAAGAAGAAACGTAGTTATTGCGAAGCAACCGTCATCCGCTTCATCAGCAAAAGCGCTGTACGTGAGGAGCCTATGTGTGAACACTTTGGCATCTGTGGTGGATGTAAGTGGCAAAATCTTCCTTACGGCGAACAGCTAAAAGCAAAGCAGCAACAGGTGTATGACCAACTGAGCCGTATTGGCAAAGTAGAACTCCCTGAGTTCCGCCCAATTATGGGTTCAGTACATACAAAAGAATATCGTAATAAGCTCGAATTCGGCTGTGCTAATAAGCGTTGGTATACGGAAGAAGAATTAAAGGCGTTACCAGAAGGAGTTGGTTTAGCAGAAGGGGCTATTGGCTTCCACATAACAGGTGCATTTGATAAGGTATATCCTATTGAGAAATGCTGGCTGATGAACGATCTCTGTAACGAGATTCGCAAAGATATTCGCGGCTATGCACTTAGCACTGGCATGAAATTCTACGACATCCGTGCTCAGCATGGTTTGCTGCGACACATCATGGTGCGCAACTCTAATACAGGCGAATGGATGGTACTGATACAGTTCCACTATGACGAGGAGGGAGACGATGAGCGCGCGAAAGCATTGATGCAACATATTGCAGACCGTTTCCCACAGATTACCTCACTCTTCTACGTTGATAATCAGAAAGGTAACGATACTTTCAACGACCTTGAGCTTACTCTCTTCAAAGGCAACGACCATATCTTTGAAACAATGGAAGACCTGAAGTTTAAAGTGGGTCCAAAGAGTTTCTACCAGACAAACACCGAGCAGGCATACCACCTTTATACAGTTGCTCGAGAGTTTGCAAACCTCACTGGCAACGAACTTGTATATGACCTCTATACGGGTACGGGTACTATTGCGAACTTCGTCGCAAAGAAGGCACAGAAAGTTATTGGTATTGAGTACGTTCCAGAGGCAATAGAAGATGCAAAAGTAAACTCTGAAGTCAATAAAATTGACAACACACTCTTCTATGCAGGTGACATGAAAGACATTCTTACTGAGGACTTTATCAGCGAGCATGGACGTCCGGACGTTATCATCACTGACCCTCCACGTGCTGGTATGCATCCAGACGTTGTAAACGTTATCCTCGGTGCAAGTCCAAAGCGAATTGTCTATGTTAGTTGTAATCCTGCAACACAGGCACGCGACCTTGCACTACTTGATGTCGACTATAAGGTAGCTGCTGTTCAACCAGTAGATATGTTCCCACATACACCACACGTCGAGAACGTTGTCTTATTGGAGAAACGATAG
- a CDS encoding porin yields MRKTIILSAMMLCSLLGKAQEAPKWINNVKLSGFGIVQYQYNGMNNNKSNTFNLRLGRISLDGRILDDWYWKAQLQVNGNTSTLGSSPRVVDLFLEWQKYDFFRVKAGQFKNPFTFDNPIHPIDQGFMSVAQSVQKLASFSDRAGAHPSNGRDIGVQIQGDFLKNNADRNLIHYQVGVFDGQGINVKDVDQQKNIIGGVWIMPVEGMRLGWFGWTGSYARKGSWTDNAGATQTGVRSLQQRRYAFSAEYKVNDWTLRSEYVHSTGYAFAKALSNTDASAATDCNLSADGNKAQGVYALVIAPIIPKKLHAKARYDMYQPSDGAEKQRTQYDIGIDYEFTKNLELSGIYSYVHDRSLNSPTSKPNYSMFDLELSFRF; encoded by the coding sequence ATGAGAAAAACAATTATCCTATCAGCTATGATGCTATGCTCACTTCTCGGCAAAGCACAGGAAGCACCCAAGTGGATTAATAACGTAAAATTATCTGGCTTCGGCATCGTTCAGTACCAATACAATGGTATGAACAATAACAAGTCAAACACTTTCAACCTTCGTCTGGGGCGTATCTCACTTGATGGTCGAATTTTGGACGACTGGTATTGGAAAGCACAGTTGCAAGTCAACGGCAACACATCAACATTGGGATCATCACCACGTGTCGTTGACCTATTTCTCGAATGGCAGAAATACGATTTCTTCCGTGTTAAAGCAGGACAATTCAAAAACCCATTCACTTTTGACAATCCCATACATCCTATCGACCAGGGATTTATGAGTGTTGCACAAAGTGTTCAGAAATTGGCAAGCTTCTCTGACCGAGCAGGTGCACACCCATCTAATGGACGTGACATCGGTGTACAGATACAAGGTGATTTCCTGAAGAATAATGCAGACAGAAACCTTATACACTACCAAGTAGGTGTATTTGATGGACAGGGCATCAACGTTAAAGATGTTGACCAACAGAAGAATATCATCGGTGGCGTATGGATTATGCCTGTAGAAGGCATGCGCTTAGGATGGTTTGGATGGACTGGTTCTTATGCACGTAAGGGTTCATGGACAGATAATGCTGGTGCAACACAAACAGGTGTACGCAGTCTACAGCAACGTCGCTACGCTTTTTCAGCAGAATACAAAGTAAACGACTGGACACTTCGTTCAGAGTACGTTCATTCAACAGGTTATGCCTTTGCAAAAGCATTGAGCAATACGGATGCTTCAGCAGCAACAGACTGCAATCTAAGCGCAGATGGCAATAAGGCACAAGGTGTTTATGCATTGGTGATTGCGCCTATCATTCCTAAGAAACTACATGCAAAGGCTCGTTATGACATGTATCAGCCTTCAGATGGTGCAGAGAAACAGCGTACACAGTACGACATAGGAATCGATTATGAATTCACAAAAAACCTTGAGTTAAGTGGCATTTACTCTTATGTGCACGACCGTTCTTTGAATAGTCCAACAAGTAAACCAAACTACTCAATGTTTGACTTAGAATTAAGTTTCCGCTTCTAA
- a CDS encoding ATP-binding protein, translated as MDAFFRTHTYLVEHVNAPVRRRLMDEINWDDRLIGIKGTRGVGKTTFLLQYAKERYGSTDRQCLYVNMNNFYFQGRGIADFAGEFYRHGGKVLLIDQVFKQPDWSRELRQCYDNYPELKIVFTGSSVMRLKEENPELNGIVKSYNLRGFSFREYLNLQTNQEFEPYTLKDITNNHEEITRKILSKVNPMKFFADYIHHGFYPFFLEHRNYSENLLKTMNMMTEVDILLIKQIDLKYLTKIKKLFYLLALEGPKAPNISNLAKDINTSRATVMNYIKNLADARLINLVYPVGQEFPKKPATVMLQNSNLIYAIYPIQLDEQQLMETFFVNALQEVCSVNEGNKQGTYIINQKEKFKVCDTGKTKKRFSTDTTYTIYNTEVGKDNQVPLWLIGFLY; from the coding sequence ATGGACGCATTCTTTCGCACGCATACTTACTTGGTGGAGCATGTAAATGCTCCTGTGCGTCGTCGCCTCATGGATGAGATTAATTGGGACGACCGACTCATTGGCATCAAGGGTACGCGAGGCGTAGGTAAAACAACCTTCCTCCTACAATATGCCAAAGAGCGTTACGGATCTACAGATCGCCAATGTCTTTATGTAAATATGAACAACTTTTACTTCCAAGGCAGAGGCATAGCAGACTTCGCAGGCGAGTTTTATCGCCACGGAGGAAAAGTCTTATTGATTGACCAAGTTTTCAAACAGCCAGACTGGAGTCGTGAGCTCCGTCAATGTTATGACAATTACCCAGAGTTAAAGATTGTTTTCACAGGTTCAAGCGTCATGAGACTGAAAGAAGAAAACCCTGAGCTTAACGGTATTGTCAAAAGTTACAACCTCAGAGGCTTCTCTTTTCGTGAATACTTGAACTTACAAACAAATCAGGAGTTTGAGCCTTACACACTAAAGGACATCACAAACAACCATGAGGAGATTACAAGGAAAATTCTCTCAAAGGTAAATCCGATGAAATTCTTTGCAGATTATATTCATCACGGCTTTTACCCTTTCTTCTTAGAACATCGCAACTACTCTGAGAATCTACTGAAGACGATGAACATGATGACTGAGGTAGATATCCTTCTCATCAAACAGATAGACTTGAAATATCTGACTAAGATTAAGAAGTTATTTTACCTCCTTGCCTTGGAAGGTCCAAAGGCTCCGAACATCAGCAACCTTGCCAAAGACATCAATACCAGCCGTGCTACGGTAATGAATTATATCAAGAATCTTGCTGATGCACGACTTATCAACCTTGTATATCCAGTAGGACAAGAGTTTCCTAAAAAGCCTGCAACGGTTATGTTACAGAACTCTAACTTGATATATGCCATCTACCCTATCCAGCTTGACGAACAGCAACTCATGGAGACATTCTTTGTAAATGCGTTACAGGAGGTATGCTCGGTAAATGAAGGGAATAAACAAGGCACATATATTATCAATCAAAAAGAAAAGTTTAAGGTATGTGATACTGGAAAGACTAAAAAGCGATTTAGCACAGACACAACCTATACTATATACAATACTGAGGTGGGAAAAGACAATCAAGTACCACTTTGGCTAATAGGTTTCCTATATTAG
- the nifJ gene encoding pyruvate:ferredoxin (flavodoxin) oxidoreductase: MAKEKKFITCDGNEAAAHVSYMFSEVAAIYPITPSSPMAEHVDEWSARGRKNLWGQTVSVQEMQSEGGAAGAVHGSLQSGALTTTFTASQGLLLMIPNMYKIAGELLPCVFNVSARTLASHALCIFGDHQDVMACRQTGFAMFCSGSVQEVMDLSAVPHLATLKTSVPFVNFFDGFRTSHEYHKIECIDAEDIRPLVDEEDIKRFRDRAMSPERPVVRGTAENPETFFTHREASNSAYENVAEVVEHYLGEVSKITGREYHLFDYYGAKDAENIIILMGSATEAAREAIDYLMSQGKKVGMVAVHLYRPFSVKHLLAAVPKSVKRIAVLDRTKEPGAEGEPLYLDVKSAFYDVENKPLIVGGRYGLGSSDTTPAKIIAVYDNLELPEPKNHFTVGIVDDVTFTSLPEVEEIPLGGESTYEAKFYGLGADGTVGANKNSVKIIGDNTNKYCQAYFSYDSKKSGGFTCSHLRFGDNPIRSTYQVNTPNFVACHVQAYLNMYDVTRGLRKNGTFLLNTIFDGEELVHFIPNKVKRYFAKNNISVYYINATKIAQEIGLGNRTNTILQSAFFRITEVIPLDLAVDQMKKFIVKSYSKKGQDVVDKNFAAVDRGNEYKQLTVDPAWANLADDEAKADDAPAFVKELVRPMNAQAGDLLKVSDFVNHGTVDGTWSVGTAAFDKRGVATFVPKWDAENCIQCNKCSYVCPHACIRPFVLDEEEKANFNEETLDIIAPKQLKGMQFRIEVSVLDCTGCSNCADVCPGKKGNKALSMTQFVAGEEEANHRAANWDYLVKNVKTKQHLVDIKSNAKNSQFAQPLFEFSGACAGCGETPYVKLVSQLFGDREMIANATGCSSIYSASVPSTPYTTNEEGHGPAFNNSLFEDFCEFGMGMAMGNKKMRERIAVLLNDSMANDHTPAEFKEAAQEWLDNMNDADASKVAAAKLKPLIAAGAEKGCPVCAELKTLDHYLVKRSQWIIGGDGASYDIGYGGLDHVIASGEDVNILVLDTEVYSNTGGQSSKSTPLGAIAQFAAKGKRIRKKDLGLMATTYGYVYVAQIAMGADNAQTLKAIREAEAYPGPSLIIAYSPCINHGLKVKGGMGRSQAQEANAVACGYWQLWRYNPLLAEEGKNPFSLDSKEPEWDKFQDFLHSEVRFLSVLKAYPNEGEELFKACEDMAKLRYKSYVRKTQEDWSEEA, encoded by the coding sequence ATGGCTAAAGAAAAGAAGTTTATCACTTGTGATGGTAACGAAGCCGCTGCTCATGTGAGCTACATGTTCTCAGAGGTAGCAGCTATCTATCCTATCACTCCATCATCTCCAATGGCTGAGCACGTTGACGAGTGGTCAGCACGCGGACGTAAGAACCTTTGGGGTCAGACAGTAAGCGTTCAGGAGATGCAGTCAGAGGGTGGCGCGGCAGGTGCCGTACACGGTTCACTGCAGTCTGGTGCTCTCACGACAACCTTCACCGCATCACAGGGTCTTCTCTTGATGATTCCTAACATGTACAAGATTGCTGGTGAACTTTTGCCATGTGTATTCAACGTTTCAGCACGTACACTCGCAAGTCACGCTCTTTGTATCTTCGGTGACCACCAGGACGTAATGGCTTGCCGTCAGACAGGCTTCGCTATGTTCTGTTCTGGTTCTGTACAGGAGGTTATGGACCTCTCTGCAGTTCCTCACCTTGCTACATTGAAGACATCAGTACCATTCGTTAATTTCTTCGATGGTTTCCGCACATCACACGAGTATCATAAGATTGAGTGCATCGATGCAGAGGACATTCGTCCATTAGTTGACGAGGAGGATATCAAGCGCTTCCGCGACCGTGCAATGTCTCCAGAGCGTCCAGTTGTTCGTGGTACAGCTGAGAATCCTGAGACATTCTTCACACATCGTGAGGCATCTAACAGTGCATACGAGAATGTAGCAGAGGTTGTTGAGCACTATCTCGGCGAAGTATCAAAGATTACTGGTCGTGAATATCATCTCTTCGATTACTATGGTGCTAAGGATGCAGAGAACATCATCATCTTGATGGGTTCAGCTACTGAGGCAGCTCGTGAGGCTATCGACTACTTGATGTCTCAGGGTAAGAAGGTTGGTATGGTTGCTGTACACCTCTATCGTCCATTCTCTGTTAAGCACTTGCTCGCTGCAGTTCCAAAGTCTGTTAAGCGTATTGCAGTTCTTGACCGTACAAAGGAGCCAGGTGCAGAGGGTGAGCCATTGTACCTCGATGTTAAGAGCGCATTCTATGATGTTGAGAACAAGCCATTGATCGTTGGTGGTCGTTATGGTCTTGGTTCTTCTGACACAACACCAGCTAAGATTATCGCTGTTTATGACAACCTTGAGTTGCCAGAGCCAAAGAACCACTTCACTGTAGGTATCGTTGATGACGTTACCTTCACTTCTCTCCCAGAGGTTGAGGAGATTCCATTGGGTGGTGAAAGCACATATGAGGCTAAGTTCTATGGTCTTGGTGCTGATGGTACCGTTGGTGCTAACAAGAACTCTGTAAAGATTATCGGTGACAACACCAATAAATACTGTCAGGCTTACTTCTCTTACGACTCTAAAAAGTCTGGTGGTTTCACTTGCTCTCACCTCCGTTTCGGTGACAACCCAATCCGTTCTACTTATCAGGTAAATACACCTAACTTCGTAGCTTGTCACGTTCAGGCTTACTTGAACATGTACGATGTTACACGTGGTTTGCGTAAGAATGGTACATTCTTGTTGAATACTATCTTTGATGGTGAGGAACTTGTACACTTCATCCCTAATAAGGTTAAGCGTTACTTCGCAAAGAACAATATCAGCGTTTACTATATCAACGCTACTAAGATTGCACAGGAGATTGGCCTTGGTAACCGTACCAATACTATCCTCCAGTCTGCGTTCTTCCGTATTACTGAGGTAATTCCTCTCGACCTTGCTGTTGATCAGATGAAGAAGTTCATCGTTAAGAGTTACAGTAAGAAGGGTCAGGACGTTGTAGACAAGAACTTCGCTGCTGTTGACCGTGGTAACGAGTACAAGCAGTTAACTGTTGACCCAGCATGGGCTAACCTCGCTGATGATGAAGCTAAGGCTGACGATGCACCAGCATTCGTTAAGGAGCTTGTTCGTCCAATGAACGCACAGGCAGGTGACCTCTTGAAGGTTTCTGACTTCGTTAATCATGGTACTGTTGATGGTACATGGTCAGTAGGTACAGCAGCTTTCGACAAGCGCGGTGTTGCTACCTTCGTTCCAAAGTGGGATGCAGAGAACTGTATCCAGTGTAACAAGTGTTCATACGTTTGTCCTCACGCTTGTATCCGTCCATTCGTATTGGATGAGGAAGAGAAGGCTAACTTCAATGAGGAGACTCTCGACATCATCGCTCCAAAGCAGCTCAAGGGAATGCAGTTCCGTATTGAGGTATCAGTTCTCGACTGTACAGGTTGTAGCAACTGTGCTGATGTTTGTCCAGGTAAGAAGGGTAACAAGGCTCTCTCTATGACACAGTTCGTTGCTGGCGAGGAAGAGGCTAACCACCGTGCTGCTAACTGGGATTATCTCGTTAAGAACGTTAAGACTAAGCAGCACCTTGTTGATATCAAGTCAAACGCTAAGAACTCTCAGTTTGCTCAGCCTTTGTTCGAGTTCTCAGGTGCTTGTGCTGGTTGTGGTGAGACTCCATACGTTAAGCTTGTTTCACAGCTCTTCGGTGATCGTGAGATGATTGCTAACGCTACAGGTTGTTCTTCAATCTACTCAGCTTCAGTACCTTCTACTCCATACACAACTAACGAGGAAGGTCATGGTCCAGCATTCAACAACTCACTGTTTGAGGACTTCTGTGAGTTCGGTATGGGTATGGCTATGGGTAACAAGAAGATGCGCGAGCGTATCGCTGTACTTCTTAACGATTCTATGGCTAACGACCATACACCTGCAGAATTCAAGGAGGCTGCTCAGGAATGGCTTGACAACATGAATGATGCTGATGCATCTAAGGTTGCTGCTGCTAAGCTGAAGCCATTGATTGCTGCTGGTGCTGAAAAGGGATGCCCTGTATGTGCAGAGCTGAAGACACTTGACCACTATCTCGTTAAGCGTAGCCAGTGGATTATTGGTGGTGACGGTGCTTCTTACGATATCGGTTACGGTGGTCTCGACCACGTTATCGCTTCTGGTGAGGACGTTAACATCTTGGTTCTTGATACTGAGGTTTACTCTAACACTGGTGGTCAGAGTTCTAAGTCTACTCCACTCGGTGCTATTGCTCAGTTCGCTGCTAAGGGTAAGCGTATCCGCAAGAAGGACCTCGGTCTGATGGCAACAACATACGGTTATGTTTACGTAGCTCAGATTGCTATGGGTGCTGACAATGCACAGACATTGAAGGCTATCCGTGAGGCTGAGGCTTATCCTGGACCATCACTCATCATCGCTTACTCTCCATGTATCAACCATGGTTTGAAGGTGAAGGGCGGTATGGGTCGTAGCCAGGCTCAGGAAGCAAATGCTGTTGCTTGTGGTTACTGGCAGCTCTGGCGTTACAACCCACTGTTGGCTGAAGAGGGTAAGAACCCATTCTCACTCGATTCTAAGGAACCAGAATGGGATAAGTTCCAAGACTTCCTTCACAGTGAGGTTCGTTTCCTCTCTGTCCTCAAGGCTTATCCAAATGAGGGCGAGGAGCTCTTCAAGGCTTGTGAGGATATGGCTAAGCTCCGTTACAAGAGCTATGTTCGCAAGACTCAGGAAGACTGGAGCGAGGAGGCATAA
- a CDS encoding DUF1648 domain-containing protein gives MKSKILSLAIIIAITIIALYCVLNGPETIILHWNISGEAESYGSKYLILALPVISLIIFLLIVNQEKHPYDTSLVSGKTRKNRNPKALRDIMPILLLVILYLTACSVQIISMSSIVPFSLIIIAIIFFMYKSHKSTKL, from the coding sequence ATGAAAAGTAAAATCTTATCATTAGCCATTATCATAGCTATTACAATAATTGCATTATATTGTGTTCTGAATGGACCTGAGACGATTATCCTACATTGGAACATTAGTGGGGAGGCAGAAAGCTATGGTTCTAAGTATCTTATACTGGCACTCCCAGTTATTTCATTAATAATATTCTTGCTGATTGTCAATCAAGAAAAGCATCCATACGACACAAGTCTTGTGAGCGGAAAAACTCGAAAGAACAGGAATCCGAAAGCACTTCGTGATATAATGCCAATCCTATTGTTGGTTATATTGTATCTTACAGCATGTTCTGTCCAAATAATTTCCATGTCATCAATAGTACCCTTCTCTCTTATTATTATTGCTATAATTTTCTTTATGTATAAATCACACAAGTCGACAAAGCTATAA